GATCAGACAAGGTAAGGTGAATTTGACCGATGCCTATTGCTTATTTTTGGACGGCGAGCTTTATATCCGTCAAATGAATATCTCGAAATACAGCGAAGGAACGCACTACAACCACGATCCACTTCGAGACCGCAAGCTTTTGTTGACTAAAAGAGAGTTGAAGAAGCTAGTCGAAAAACTCAAAGACCAAGGGCTAACGATGGTTCCTACCAAAATGTATATTTCGGATAGAGGTTTTGCCAAAATAGAAATAGCTTTGGCAAAAGGTAAAAAACTCTATGATAAACGAGATTCTATCAAAGAAAAAGACGTAAAACGCAGTATGGAGCGAGAATAAGGCTAGACCTCAATCGTACAAACATGAGCCATCCCAAATTTTTAGAACAAACAAGGCGGTCGAAAAACTAATTTCGACCGCCTTGTTGATTAATAGCACGATGGTCTACCGCGTGAATTCCAATAAATACAAACAAGAGGTCTTATAAATTATTCCAAAATTCGGGATGACTCATATTTGCTTTTTGAGAAGGCCAATGAATTGGCTAGCTAAAGAGAAAAATACTTGTTGAGGAAATCAAGAACAATCTTTAGTACCCCGATACCTAGCAGTGTTTCAGGGATTTTTTTAGTAGATAAATGAGCCTAATCCACAATAATCTAGCGAATAGAAAGCCAGAAAATTACCACTTGCTCAAAAAAAGATAATAAACAATAAAAAGTCGATATTTTTTTAGATAACTCCTTGAAATACAAATAAAAAAACAGTATCTTTGCAGGCTATCAAAGATTTTAGGGGGATTGCACCCATATTTGATAAGTACTTGGTTCCGAAACACTTTCTTTTTTCGTAGGAAGAATAGCAAAGGGAATCAGTGTTACTCACATCTACGAGGCTTCATATTTGACGATACTCGTCAATTAAATCAGTTTTTTATGAGAGGCTTTAAAAACTAACATAACAAACTGATAACGATTAACTGATAACAGGAAACTTTTACAGTAAACTTCAAAAACAGTAACAGCCTTGGCACACATGACAAACACTGGCAGACTATCGTTCGCCAAAGTTAAGAATTTGCTTGAATACCCAGACTTTTTGGATATTCAGGTGAAGTCATTTCAGGAGTTCTTCCAATTAGAAACTCCTGCCGAAAACCGAAATGGCGAAGGGCTTTTTAAAGTATTTGCAGAGAACTTCCCTATTGCGGATTCTCGCGAAAACTTTGTCCTCGAATTTATCGACTATTCGGTTGACCCACCAAAATACTCAGTAGATGAGTGTATTGACCGTGGTCTTACTTACTCAGTACCTCTAAAAGCAAAGCTTCGTTTGATTTGTAATGACGACGATAACGAAGACTTCGAGACAATCGAACAGGAGGTGTTTTTAGGAAATATCCCATATATGACCGAGCGTGGTTCGTTTGTGATTAATGGTGCAGAACGTGTTATTGTTTCTCAATTACACCGCTCGCCAGGGGTATTCTTCTCACAAAGTCGCCATACCAACGGTACTAAGTTGTACTCAGCTCGTATTATTCCATTCAAAGGTTCTTGGATTGAATTTGCTACTGACGTAAACAACGTGATGTACGCATATATCGACCGTAAGAAGAAGTTTCCTGTAACTACCCTTTTGCGCGCAATTGGCTTTGGTTCAGACAAAGAAATCCTTGATTTGTTTGGTCTTTCAGAAGAAGTGAAAGCCGACAAAAAGACCTTAGATAAAGCTGTTGGCCGTCGTTTGGCTGCAAGGGTTTTAAGAACTTGGCAAGAGGATTTCGTAGATGAAGATACAGGTGAAGTTGTTTCTATCGACCGTAACGAGGTATTGATGGAACGTGACTCTGTTATTTCGGCAAGCGATATAGATACAATCCTAGATGCAGGTCTTGATACTATCATTCTTCACAAAGAAGATATGAACGTAAACGATTATAACATTATTTATAATACGTTACAAAAAGACTCTTCAAACTCTGAAAAAGAAGCTGTTGAGCAAATCTACCGTCAGTTGCGTAACACTGAAGCACCAGATGAGCAAACAGCCCGCGATATTATCCAAAACTTATTCTTCTCTGACAAGCGTTATGATTTAGGAGAAGTAGGCCGTTACCGTATCAACAAGAAATTGGGTCATGATATCCCAATGGAAACGAAAGTATTAACGAAAGACGATATTATCTCAATCGTGAAATACTTAATCGGTTTGATTAACTCAAAAGCTGTAGTTGATGATATTGACCACTTATCAAACCGTCGTGTTCGTACAGTAGGAGAGCAATTATATGCTCAGTTTGGTGTAGGTTTGGCTCGTATGGCTCGTACCATCAAAGAACGTATGAACGTTCGTGATAACGAAGACTTCAAGCCAGTTGATTTGATTAACGCTCGTACCCTTTCGTCGGTAATCAACTCATTCTTTGGTACTAACCAGCTTTCGCAATTCATGGACCAAACCAACCCATTGGCCGAGATTACGCACAAACGTCGTCTTTCTGCCCTTGGACCAGGCGGTCTATCTCGTGAACGTGCAGGTTTTGAGGTTCGTGACGTTCACTATACGCACTACGGTCGTTTGTGTACTATCGAAACGCCAGAAGGACCAAACATCGGTTTGATTTCATCACTTTGTGTGCATGCCAAAATCAATTCGATGGGCTTTATCGAAACACCTTACCGTGTTGTAGAAGGTGGCCATGTAAGGGTTTCTGAAATTCGTTACTTGACCGCTGAAGAAGAAGATGGCAAAAACATTGTACAGGCCAATGCTTCTTATAGCGAAGATGGCGTTTTTGAAGCTTCTCGTGTAAAAGCACGTTTTGAAGGTGACTTCCCAAGAGTAGACCCTGCCGAAGCTCAGTTCATGGATATTGCACCTAACCAAATTGTATCGGTAGCTGCATCGTTGATTCCTTTCTTGGAGCATGATGATGCCAACCGTGCATTGATGGGTTCAAACATGCAACGTCAGGCCGTACCATTGTTACGCCCTGAAAACCCAATTGTAGGTACTGGCCTTGAAGCTCGGGTAGCTCTTGACTCTCGTACTTTGATTGTTGCTGAAGCCGACGGTGTAATTGATTATGTAGATAGTATCAAGATTGTTGTGAAATACGACATGAATCCTAACGAATACTTAGTAAGTTTTGAAGGAGATACCAAAGAATACAAATTGATTAAATTCCGTAGAACCAACCAAGATACAACTATCAACTTGAAACCGATTGTTCGCAAAGGACAACGTGTCTTGAAAGGACAAGCTCTTTGCGAAGGTTATGCTACTCAGCAAGGTGAATTAGCTCTTGGACGTAACATGAAAGTGGCCTTCATGCCATGGCAAGGTTACAACTTTGAGGATGCGATTGTAATCTCTGAAAAAGTGGTTCGTGACGATATCTTTACTTCTATTCACATTGAAGAATTTGAATTGGAAGTACGTGATACAAAACGTGGAGAAGAAGAATTAACGGCTGAAATTCCAAACGTTTCTGAAGAAACAGTGAAGAATTTGGACGAAAATGGTGTGGTTCGTGTAGGTTCTGAGGTAAAAGAAGGCGATATTCTTATCGGTAAAATTACACCAAAAGGTGAATCTGACCCAACTCCAGAAGAAAAACTTCTTCGTGCAATCTTTGGTGACAAAGCTGGTGATGTGAAAGATGCTTCTAAGAAAGCTCCTCCGTCATTGAAAGGTGTGGTTATTGATACTAAGTTGTTTAGCCGTCCTAAAAAGGATAAAGATGAGCGTGAAAAAGCGAAGAAAGAATTGGCTATTTTGTCAAAACAATTGACCAAAGACCTTACTTCGATTCGTGCTGTCATGATTGGCAAAATGATTGAGCTTTTGGATGGCAAAATCACCAATGGTATCAAACACAAATTTGGTTCTGTGATTATCGAAAAAGGTACTAAGTTGACAGCTCGTAACATCGAAGATGCTTTGTTCCCAGCTAAAAACTTGTATCGTGACGATAGCTCTTATAGTGTTCCTGAAGAAGCTAACTTGTTGGCTGACCTAATCTTGGAAGATACTACTGAAGAGGAAGATACCAATAAATTATTGTTGCAATTAGTTAAAAACTACAATGTTCGTCGCAACGAAATCGTAGGCCGTTTCAAACGTGAAAGATTCGTATTGGAAGTAGGCGACGAATTGCCAGCAGGTATTGTAAAATTAGCTAAAGTATATATCGCCAAAAAACGTAAGTTGAAAGTGGGTGATAAAATGGCGGGTCGTCACGGTAACAAAGGGGTTGTAGCTCGTATTGTACGTGATGAAGACATGCCATTCTTAGAAGATGGAACTCCAGTAGAAATCGTGTTGAACCCACTAGGGGTACCTTCACGTATGAACATCGGTCAGATTTATGAAACCGTATTGGCTTGGGCAGGTGAAAAACTCAACAAGAAATACGCTACTCCAATCTTTGACGGTGCTACCGAAGCTGAAGTTGCTCACGAACTTGAATTAGCTGGCCTTCCATCATGGGGACGTACTTACTTATACAATGGTTTGACAGGCGAACGCTTTGACCAACCAGTAACAGTAGGTATTATCTATATGTTGAAATTGGGTCACTTAGTTGATGACAAAATGCACGCACGTTCAATCGGGCCGTACTCACTTATTACACAACAGCCATTGGGTGGTAAAGCTCAATTTGGTGGTCAGCGTTTTGGTGAAATGGAGGTTTGGGCACTCGAAGCATTTGGTGCAGCTAATATCCTTCAAGAGATTCTTACAGTTAAATCCGATGACGTTGTGGGTCGTGCTAAGGCATACGAAGCAATCGTAAAAGGTGAAAACATGCCAAAACCAGGTATTCCTGAATCATTCAATGTATTGATTCACGAATTAAGAGGCTTGGCCTTAGAGATTACTTTGGAGTAATTTGAAAATAAAATTGTTTGAAGGTTTGGAGATATAAGTATGTCCAAACTTTCAAATTGATATATTTTCAAATCAAAATTAAGAACCATTTTCATTCAAACATACACGAAAATGTCATTCAAAAAGAATAGAAAATTAAATAGTGACTTCCAAAAAGTAACTATCTCGTTGGCCTCACCAGAGTCTATCCTTGAAGGCTCGCACGGTGAAGTTACCCAACCCGAAACTATCAACTATAGAACTTACAAGCCAGAAATGGGTGGTTTGTTCTGTGAGCGTATCTTCGGGCCAACGAAAGACTGGGAATGTCACTGCGGTAAATACAAGCGTATTCGCTATAAAGGTATCATTTGCGACCGTTGTGGCGTAGAAGTTACTGAGAAAAAAGTACGTCGTGAGCGTATGGGACACATCGAGTTGGTGGTTCCGGTAGCTCACATTTGGTACTTCCGTAGTTTGCCTAACAAAATCGGTTATTTGTTGGGGCTTTCTACCAAAAAATTAGACCAAGTTATTTACTACGAAAGATATGTTGTAGTACAAGCTGGTGTGAAAGAAGAAGATGGTGTAAACAAAATGGACTTCTTAACTGAAGACGAATATTTGGACATTATCGACAAGCTTCCACGCGAAAACCAATTATTACCAGACGAAGACCCTCAGAAATTCATCGCTAAGATGGGGGCTGAGGCACTCGAAATGTTGTTGAAACGTACAGCGTTAGATGACCTTTCTTACAGCCTTCGTCACTCGGCAGCTAACGATACTTCTCAACAACGTAAAGCTGAAGCTTTAAAACGCTTGAAAGTAGTTGAAGCTTTCCGTGAAGCAGGTACTCGTATCGAGAACAAACCAGAATGGATGGTAATTAAAATGGTCCCTGTAATTCCACCAGAATTACGTCCATTAGTACCTCTTGATGGTGGTCGCTTTGCTACGTCCGATTTGAACGACCTTTATCGTCGTGTGATTATTCGTAACAACCGTTTGAAGCGTTTGATCGAAATCAAAGCTCCTGAAGTAATCTTACGTAACGAAAAACGTATGCTTCAAGAGGCTGTTGACTCATTGTTTGACAACTCTCGTAAAGTAAACGCAGTTCGTTCTGAAGGTAACCGTGCTTTGAAATCTCTTTCAGATATGTTGAAAGGTAAGCAAGGTCGTTTCCGCCAAAACTTGTTGGGTAAACGTGTTGACTACTCTGGTCGTTCGGTAATTGTTGTAGGTCCTGAATTGAAGATGCACGAGTGTGGTTTGCCAAAAGATATGGCAGCCGAGCTATTCAAGCCATTCGTTATTAGAAAGTTGATTGAGCGTGGTATTGTAAAAACCGTAAAATCAGCGAAAAAGATTGTAGATAGAAAAGACCCTGTAGTTTGGGATATTTTGGAAAACGTAATGAAAGGACACCCTGTTCTTCTCAACCGTGCTCCAACACTTCACCGTTTAGGTATTCAGGCATTCCAACCTAAGTTGATTGAAGGAAAAGCTATCCAATTGCACCCACTTACTTGTACAGCCTTCAACGCCGACTTTGACGGTGACCAGATGGCGGTACACGTACCGCTAGGTCAAGAGGCTATCTTGGAAGCATCTCTTTTGATGTTGGCATCTCATAATATCTTGAACCCTGCCAACGGTGCTCCTATTACTGTACCTTCACAAGACATGGTTCTTGGGTTGTACTACGTAACTAAAGGACGTAGACATACTCCAGAATACCCTATCGTAGGAGAAGGTATGAAATTCTATGGCTTTGAAGAGGTAGTAATCGGTATGAACGAAGGGCGTGTGTCTAAGCATGCTAATATCTCTGTAAAAGCAAAAGTACGTCAGGAAGATGGTTCTCTAAAAGAACAAATGGTAGATACCGTTGCAGGACGTGTATTGTTTAACCTTTGTGTTCCTGAAGAAGTAGGTTATATCAATGAATTGTTGACAAAGAAAAAATTGCAACAAATCATTTCTCAAGTATTTAAAATCTCTGGGGTAGCTCGTACGGCTAAATTCTTGGATGATATTAAAGAATTGGGTTATCAAATGGCCTTTAAAGGCGGTCTTTCAATGGGTATCGGTGACATCATCGTACCAGAAGAAAAAGCTGACCTTATCACAAAAGCTACTGAAGATGTAGCAGCTGTTACCGACAACTACTTGATGGGTCTAATCACCGACAACGAACGTTATAACGCTGTTATTGATATTTGGACGAAAGTGAACTCGAAAATCACAGATACGTTGATGAAGCAAATGGAAAATGACCAGCAAGGCTTCAACGCTATCTTCATGATGATGCACTCAGGTGCTCGTGGTTCTCGTGAACAGATTCGTCAGTTGGGTGGTATGCGTGGTTTGATGGCAAAACCTCAGAAAAACCTTCAAGGTTCGGTAGGTGAAATCATCGAAAACCCAATCCTCTCTAACTTTAAAGAAGGCCTAGACGTACTTGAGTACTTTATCTCTACTCACGGTGCTCGTAAAGGTCTTGCCGATACAGCCTTGAAAACAGCCGATGCGGGTTACCTAACTCGTCGTCTGCATGACGTTGCTCAGGATGTAATCGTCAATGAAGATGACTGTGGTACATTGCGTGGTATTCAAATCGCTGCTTTAAAAGACAACGAAGAAATCATCGAACCACTTTCTGAGCGTATCTTGGGCCGTGTGTCTATCCATGATGTTCATGATCCAGTTACAGGTCAGTTGTTAATCACTGCAGGCGAAGAAATCAGCGAAGAGGCTGCTCTAAGCGTAGATGATACCGCAATTGATTCAATCGAAATCCGTTCGGTATTGACTTGCGAAACACGTAATGGTGTTTGTGCTAAATGTTATGGCCGTAACCTTTCAACAGGTAGAATGGTAGGTATCGGTGAAGCTGTAGGGGTAATTGCTTCTCAGTCAATCGGTGAGCCAGGTACACAGCTTACTCTTCGTACATTCCACGTTGGGGGTACTGCTCAAAACGTAACATTAGATGCTACAATCAAAGCCAAATTCGACGGTATTATCCGTTTTGAAGAAATGCGTACTGTAGCTTCTATCGATACTGAAGGAAATCCAGTAGAAATCGTAATGGGACGTTCGGGCGAGGTTCAAATCGTTAACCCAACCACCAACCAAGTTTACATTGCCAACAACGTACCTTATGGTGCGTATTTGCGTGTGAAAGATGGACAAACCATTACTAAAGGTGAAGAAATTTGTGCTTGGGACCCATACAACGCCGTTATCCTTTCTGAAGTAGATGGTATTGCCCAATTCGATGCAATTGAAGAAAATATCACTTACAAAGAAGAGGCCGATGAGCAAACAGGTTTAAGAGAGAAGGTTATTATCGAATCGAAAGATAAGACTAAAAACCCTTCAATCATTATTGCTGTGAAAAATGGTGAAGATGTAGCATACAACGTTCCTGTGGCGGCTCGCCTGTCTATCGAAAATGGTGCAAAAATCAAGCCTGGTCAAATCTTAGCAAAAATTCCTCGTGCTGCTGGTAAAACTCGTGACATCACGGGTGGTCTTCCACGTGTAACAGAATTATTTGAGGCTCGTAACCCATCAAACCCTGCGGTTGTTTCTGAAATCGATGGTGTAATTACACTAGGAGGTATCAAACGTGGTAACCGTGAGATTTATGTGAAAGCTAAAGATGGTGCTGAACGTAAATACTTAGTTCCACTTTCAAAACATATCCTTGTTCAGAACAACGACTTTGTTCGTGCAGGTATGCCGCTTTCAGATGGTGCTATTACACCTTCAGATATTTTGGCAATCAAAGGGCCAACAGCTGTACAAGAATACTTAGTAAATGAAATCCAAGACGTTTACCGTCTGCAAGGTGTGAAGATTAACGATAAACACATCGAGTGTATCGTTCGTCAAATGATGCAGAAAGTAGAAATTGTTGATTCTGGAGATACGATGTTCTTGAACAACCAAAACGTTGACCGTTTTGCAGTACGTGAGGCAAACGACGACATCCTTGACAAGAAAGTGGTAATGGATGCTGGTGACTCAGATAAAATGAAAGAGGGTATGATTGTAACAGCTCGTGCTTTACGTGACGAAAACTCTTCATTGAAACGCCGTGACTTAAAACTTGTAACGGTTCGTGATGCACAACCTGCTGTATCTCAACCAAACCTACAAGGTATCACTCAAGCGTCTTTGGGTACAGAATCGTTTATTTCGGCGGCATCTTTCCAAGAAACTACCAAAGTATTGTCAGAAGCATCTATCCGTGCAAAAGCAGATGGTTTGGAAGGTTTGAAAGAAAATGTAATTGTAGGTCACTTAATTCCTGCAGGTACGGGTGTTCGCAAGTACCAAGATTATGTTATTACTTCAAAAGAAGAATTACAGCAAATCGAAACAGCAAAAGAGCAACAAGCACAACAAAAAGTTGGGGGCTATCGCAAAGCTCGTTGGATTGTGTAGTTTTAATGTTAGTTATATCAAAGCCCTCAGACCAGCGTCTGAGGGCTTTTTTATTGCTCCTGTTTTTTTATCAGATTCTCAAGGCTTATATTAGATTATCTTTTGAATGTAAGGTTTTGATTAATAATTTATTATATCCATTTTAAGGCTTCAGCTAAAACGAAGAATATGAGCGAAAATAACTACCCAAATGAAGTACAATCGAATGTTTTCCAACAGTTGTGTATAGCCCTATAAAAGTATTTACTAGAAAAAAGTAAACCTGAAAAACAAATACCCAAAGGAGTAGACCATTGAAATTTTATTAGAACGATAGTTTTTTAAGGAAATATTAACTTTATTGAAAGGAATTTAGCTAATTCATTTGCTTGATAGGCTGATGTTTTTGCTTAAATTTGAAAAACAATCATTTTTTAGATATACTATTATGGCAGAGCAACAAGAAGAGAACCAAATTAATGTAGAATTGACAGAAGAAATGGCAGAAGGCGAATACGTAAACCTTGCTATGATTGCTCACTCGCAAAGTGAATTTGTCATTGACTTCATCAAAATGATGCCTGGACTACCCAAAGCAAGAGTAAAATCAAGAGTTATATTGACACCCGACCATGCCTACCGACTTTTGAATGCTTTGAAAGAAAATATTGCCAAATATGAGGATGCTTATGGCACTATTTCCGATGAACAAAGCCCTATCGGGTTTCAATTTCCAACCAATTATAATGGCCCAATCGGTGAAGCTTAGTGAGGTATATGTTGAAATAAATGATGCTATTTCAATAATATATTCCTAACTTTCATCAAATACAGCATTTCACTGGAATACTATATTTTCGGTGAAATGCTGTTATGAGTACCTTTTATTCCGCTATAAAAGAGTATTATTCGAGCTACCATTCTTATGTTTTAGACTCATCAACTATATAACTTTAAATTATATCCCTAAAATAGAGTAGAATCATACTGATTTTTTACTTTCTGTATCAAGTATTTACATTTTATTTCGTTGTGTGATGAATCTTAAACTAACAAAATCGTTGTTATCAACAACTGCTAATCAACTAAAAAATCAAGTCCAATTACCTGATGAAAAGTTATTTAGTCTTCCCGAAAAGGTACTACAGTTCGGAACGGGTGTACTTTTGAGAGGGCTATGTGATTATTTTATTGATAAAGCCAACAAACAGGGTATTTTCAATGGCAGGATTGTGGTTGTGAAATCTACGGATAAAGGTGGTGCAGATGAATTTAATGAGCAAGATGGCCTTTTTACACATTGTATTAAAGGACTTGAAAATGGAAAACTTGTAGAAGAAACCATTATCAACTGTTCTATTTCTCGTACATTATCGGCTCGTTCGCAATGGCAAGATATTTTAGCATGTGCTCATAATCCTGAAATGCAGGTAGTTATTTCAAATACAACCGAGGTGGGTATTGCTTTGCTCGAAACAGATAAAGTAACGTCTTCGCCGCCACAATCTTTTCCTGTAAAACTTTTAGCTTTCTTGTATGAAAGATGGAAGGTATTTGGTGGAACTGCCCAAAGTGGAATGGTTATTATTCCAACAGAGCTAATAGTAGGGAATGGCGACAAGCTGCAAGGAATTGTACTTGAACAAGCTCACCGCAATAACCTTGAACCTGAGTTTATCGAATGGATTGAAAATCACAATCGCTTCTGTAATTCGTTGGTAGATAGGATTGTGCCGGGTAAACCCGAAAATTCTACTGAAATTCTACAAAAGTTAGGCTATGACGACGACTTGTTGGTAATGTCGGAAGTATACCGCTTATGGGCTATTCAGGGCGATGAGTATGTAAAAAAAGTACTAAGTTTTGCCCAGGTCGATGAAGGGGTAATAATAGATAAAGACATAGAGATTTATCGTGAGCTAAAACTTCGCTTACTCAACGGAACACACACTTTAACGTCGGGTATGGCTTATTTATTGGGCTTTAAGTATGTAAAAGATGTAATGTCAAATGGTTACTTGAGTCGAATAATCACAAACCTTATGCTAGGCGAATTAGCTTTGGCTATTCCTTATAAAGTAGATTCTAAAGTA
The DNA window shown above is from Flectobacillus major DSM 103 and carries:
- the rpoC gene encoding DNA-directed RNA polymerase subunit beta'; protein product: MSFKKNRKLNSDFQKVTISLASPESILEGSHGEVTQPETINYRTYKPEMGGLFCERIFGPTKDWECHCGKYKRIRYKGIICDRCGVEVTEKKVRRERMGHIELVVPVAHIWYFRSLPNKIGYLLGLSTKKLDQVIYYERYVVVQAGVKEEDGVNKMDFLTEDEYLDIIDKLPRENQLLPDEDPQKFIAKMGAEALEMLLKRTALDDLSYSLRHSAANDTSQQRKAEALKRLKVVEAFREAGTRIENKPEWMVIKMVPVIPPELRPLVPLDGGRFATSDLNDLYRRVIIRNNRLKRLIEIKAPEVILRNEKRMLQEAVDSLFDNSRKVNAVRSEGNRALKSLSDMLKGKQGRFRQNLLGKRVDYSGRSVIVVGPELKMHECGLPKDMAAELFKPFVIRKLIERGIVKTVKSAKKIVDRKDPVVWDILENVMKGHPVLLNRAPTLHRLGIQAFQPKLIEGKAIQLHPLTCTAFNADFDGDQMAVHVPLGQEAILEASLLMLASHNILNPANGAPITVPSQDMVLGLYYVTKGRRHTPEYPIVGEGMKFYGFEEVVIGMNEGRVSKHANISVKAKVRQEDGSLKEQMVDTVAGRVLFNLCVPEEVGYINELLTKKKLQQIISQVFKISGVARTAKFLDDIKELGYQMAFKGGLSMGIGDIIVPEEKADLITKATEDVAAVTDNYLMGLITDNERYNAVIDIWTKVNSKITDTLMKQMENDQQGFNAIFMMMHSGARGSREQIRQLGGMRGLMAKPQKNLQGSVGEIIENPILSNFKEGLDVLEYFISTHGARKGLADTALKTADAGYLTRRLHDVAQDVIVNEDDCGTLRGIQIAALKDNEEIIEPLSERILGRVSIHDVHDPVTGQLLITAGEEISEEAALSVDDTAIDSIEIRSVLTCETRNGVCAKCYGRNLSTGRMVGIGEAVGVIASQSIGEPGTQLTLRTFHVGGTAQNVTLDATIKAKFDGIIRFEEMRTVASIDTEGNPVEIVMGRSGEVQIVNPTTNQVYIANNVPYGAYLRVKDGQTITKGEEICAWDPYNAVILSEVDGIAQFDAIEENITYKEEADEQTGLREKVIIESKDKTKNPSIIIAVKNGEDVAYNVPVAARLSIENGAKIKPGQILAKIPRAAGKTRDITGGLPRVTELFEARNPSNPAVVSEIDGVITLGGIKRGNREIYVKAKDGAERKYLVPLSKHILVQNNDFVRAGMPLSDGAITPSDILAIKGPTAVQEYLVNEIQDVYRLQGVKINDKHIECIVRQMMQKVEIVDSGDTMFLNNQNVDRFAVREANDDILDKKVVMDAGDSDKMKEGMIVTARALRDENSSLKRRDLKLVTVRDAQPAVSQPNLQGITQASLGTESFISAASFQETTKVLSEASIRAKADGLEGLKENVIVGHLIPAGTGVRKYQDYVITSKEELQQIETAKEQQAQQKVGGYRKARWIV
- the rpoB gene encoding DNA-directed RNA polymerase subunit beta, translating into MTNTGRLSFAKVKNLLEYPDFLDIQVKSFQEFFQLETPAENRNGEGLFKVFAENFPIADSRENFVLEFIDYSVDPPKYSVDECIDRGLTYSVPLKAKLRLICNDDDNEDFETIEQEVFLGNIPYMTERGSFVINGAERVIVSQLHRSPGVFFSQSRHTNGTKLYSARIIPFKGSWIEFATDVNNVMYAYIDRKKKFPVTTLLRAIGFGSDKEILDLFGLSEEVKADKKTLDKAVGRRLAARVLRTWQEDFVDEDTGEVVSIDRNEVLMERDSVISASDIDTILDAGLDTIILHKEDMNVNDYNIIYNTLQKDSSNSEKEAVEQIYRQLRNTEAPDEQTARDIIQNLFFSDKRYDLGEVGRYRINKKLGHDIPMETKVLTKDDIISIVKYLIGLINSKAVVDDIDHLSNRRVRTVGEQLYAQFGVGLARMARTIKERMNVRDNEDFKPVDLINARTLSSVINSFFGTNQLSQFMDQTNPLAEITHKRRLSALGPGGLSRERAGFEVRDVHYTHYGRLCTIETPEGPNIGLISSLCVHAKINSMGFIETPYRVVEGGHVRVSEIRYLTAEEEDGKNIVQANASYSEDGVFEASRVKARFEGDFPRVDPAEAQFMDIAPNQIVSVAASLIPFLEHDDANRALMGSNMQRQAVPLLRPENPIVGTGLEARVALDSRTLIVAEADGVIDYVDSIKIVVKYDMNPNEYLVSFEGDTKEYKLIKFRRTNQDTTINLKPIVRKGQRVLKGQALCEGYATQQGELALGRNMKVAFMPWQGYNFEDAIVISEKVVRDDIFTSIHIEEFELEVRDTKRGEEELTAEIPNVSEETVKNLDENGVVRVGSEVKEGDILIGKITPKGESDPTPEEKLLRAIFGDKAGDVKDASKKAPPSLKGVVIDTKLFSRPKKDKDEREKAKKELAILSKQLTKDLTSIRAVMIGKMIELLDGKITNGIKHKFGSVIIEKGTKLTARNIEDALFPAKNLYRDDSSYSVPEEANLLADLILEDTTEEEDTNKLLLQLVKNYNVRRNEIVGRFKRERFVLEVGDELPAGIVKLAKVYIAKKRKLKVGDKMAGRHGNKGVVARIVRDEDMPFLEDGTPVEIVLNPLGVPSRMNIGQIYETVLAWAGEKLNKKYATPIFDGATEAEVAHELELAGLPSWGRTYLYNGLTGERFDQPVTVGIIYMLKLGHLVDDKMHARSIGPYSLITQQPLGGKAQFGGQRFGEMEVWALEAFGAANILQEILTVKSDDVVGRAKAYEAIVKGENMPKPGIPESFNVLIHELRGLALEITLE
- a CDS encoding DUF3467 domain-containing protein, whose amino-acid sequence is MAEQQEENQINVELTEEMAEGEYVNLAMIAHSQSEFVIDFIKMMPGLPKARVKSRVILTPDHAYRLLNALKENIAKYEDAYGTISDEQSPIGFQFPTNYNGPIGEA
- the smpB gene encoding SsrA-binding protein SmpB — encoded protein: MAKEKIEKQINIRNKRASFEYFFLETYTAGIMLMGTEIKSIRQGKVNLTDAYCLFLDGELYIRQMNISKYSEGTHYNHDPLRDRKLLLTKRELKKLVEKLKDQGLTMVPTKMYISDRGFAKIEIALAKGKKLYDKRDSIKEKDVKRSMERE
- a CDS encoding tagaturonate reductase; its protein translation is MNLKLTKSLLSTTANQLKNQVQLPDEKLFSLPEKVLQFGTGVLLRGLCDYFIDKANKQGIFNGRIVVVKSTDKGGADEFNEQDGLFTHCIKGLENGKLVEETIINCSISRTLSARSQWQDILACAHNPEMQVVISNTTEVGIALLETDKVTSSPPQSFPVKLLAFLYERWKVFGGTAQSGMVIIPTELIVGNGDKLQGIVLEQAHRNNLEPEFIEWIENHNRFCNSLVDRIVPGKPENSTEILQKLGYDDDLLVMSEVYRLWAIQGDEYVKKVLSFAQVDEGVIIDKDIEIYRELKLRLLNGTHTLTSGMAYLLGFKYVKDVMSNGYLSRIITNLMLGELALAIPYKVDSKVADRFGRMVLDRFRNPYINHKLLDITVQYTTKMRMRNIPILLEYYRQFGRAPELFAMGFAAYLQFMHAIKEVNGVYYGECNGEHYAITCNYAPYFYEAWNDFDLHKVLSNTSLWGEDLTKLKGFEESVAKYL